The proteins below are encoded in one region of Acidithiobacillus ferrooxidans ATCC 23270:
- the petA gene encoding ubiquinol-cytochrome c reductase iron-sulfur subunit, whose product MTTVTDSEHGHKNITRRRFLAAATSAVGAVVAGMVAVPLVDSLEPTAAAEAASSTTVDLTPIEPGMQVTVPWQKKPVIIINRTPEMLATLKETMAKGILKDPLCKVPQQPPYCTNMYRSRVPEWYVGIRICNHLCCIPHYRPKKGSVAPWWLGGFHCPCHGSMYDLSARVIQGSPAPHNMAVPEYELSTEKMSATITHMYPKAHLC is encoded by the coding sequence ATGACAACAGTTACAGATTCGGAACATGGCCACAAAAATATTACACGCCGGCGATTTTTGGCGGCGGCTACATCCGCAGTTGGCGCGGTGGTGGCCGGAATGGTTGCGGTGCCGCTCGTCGATTCATTGGAGCCAACGGCAGCGGCCGAAGCAGCATCGTCAACCACCGTAGATCTGACGCCCATTGAACCAGGTATGCAGGTAACGGTGCCGTGGCAGAAGAAACCGGTAATAATAATAAATCGGACCCCGGAAATGTTGGCTACATTAAAAGAAACGATGGCAAAAGGGATTTTGAAAGATCCGCTATGCAAAGTGCCGCAGCAGCCTCCATACTGTACAAACATGTATCGTTCCAGAGTTCCTGAATGGTATGTCGGGATACGTATCTGTAATCATCTATGCTGTATTCCACATTATAGACCGAAGAAAGGAAGTGTTGCACCATGGTGGCTTGGCGGATTTCACTGCCCGTGCCATGGTTCAATGTACGATCTGTCTGCACGGGTGATACAGGGTTCCCCAGCCCCGCATAATATGGCGGTGCCGGAGTATGAGCTCTCCACAGAGAAGATGAGTGCTACGATAACTCATATGTATCCCAAAGCTCACTTGTGTTGA
- a CDS encoding YciK family oxidoreductase, protein MNNYVPVDGLLNGRVIIVTGAGEGIGRCAAVEFARLGAEVVLLGRTQRKLEGVYDEIVDSGYKEPVIHPMDLLTAKGRDYQDFAQRLKESLGRLDGILHNAAELDILTPIQYYDEELWESAMKVNVTAPYLLTQACLPLLLASEDASIVFITDDCAREAKGYWGAYAVSKAAVQHLGLTLAIELQNTNVRVNVINPGPCRTGMRVRTHPGASIMSVPPPIAIMPLYEYLLGPDSKNTRGQIMNARDWLDAEHDDRQIVAVLEQ, encoded by the coding sequence ATGAATAATTACGTACCAGTTGATGGCTTGCTGAACGGGCGTGTAATCATTGTTACAGGAGCCGGAGAAGGGATTGGTCGCTGTGCTGCCGTAGAATTTGCTCGTTTGGGTGCTGAAGTAGTGTTATTGGGCCGAACTCAGCGGAAGCTAGAGGGTGTATACGACGAAATTGTTGATTCAGGTTATAAAGAGCCGGTTATACATCCCATGGATTTGCTGACTGCCAAGGGGCGCGATTATCAGGATTTTGCGCAGCGCCTGAAGGAGAGTTTAGGCCGTTTGGATGGGATCCTGCACAACGCTGCGGAACTCGATATATTGACACCGATCCAGTATTACGACGAGGAGTTGTGGGAAAGCGCGATGAAAGTGAACGTGACCGCGCCATACTTATTGACACAAGCCTGTTTGCCACTGTTGCTGGCATCCGAGGATGCCTCCATTGTTTTCATTACTGATGACTGCGCCCGTGAGGCAAAAGGTTATTGGGGTGCCTATGCTGTAAGTAAAGCGGCAGTACAACACCTTGGACTTACGCTTGCAATTGAATTACAAAACACCAACGTTCGCGTGAACGTGATAAATCCTGGGCCATGCCGTACGGGAATGCGGGTGAGGACACATCCGGGAGCGTCAATAATGTCCGTTCCACCACCGATAGCGATCATGCCCCTTTATGAATATTTGTTAGGGCCCGATAGCAAAAATACACGTGGGCAGATCATGAATGCCAGAGATTGGCTGGATGCGGAACACGATGATCGCCAGATAGTTGCTGTTCTTGAGCAATAA
- a CDS encoding c-type cytochrome has translation MVQLSYTKKSGKMVAMVSVVFIGMGAMPFDTIAYGAASAPNSKIVAATVSSSAAVTAPTQSVASAQKTTDTNAGGIPQPVSTTCMACHGMTGISPGGSMFPDLAGQWAPYLVKQLNNFRSHTRADPMAKAIMWGMAASLTPAQVQQVANYFSTQTPPKAKMVNAKLAAEGKKIYEGGISNLHVPACMACHGPTGLGDPPYFPRLAGQRRAYVELQLHYFKKGLRTNDPYAIMRYVASRLTGPQITELATYVRSLPGGANE, from the coding sequence ATGGTCCAACTTAGCTACACCAAAAAATCCGGCAAGATGGTGGCCATGGTATCTGTCGTGTTTATTGGTATGGGTGCGATGCCTTTTGACACAATTGCTTATGGAGCGGCAAGCGCACCGAACAGCAAGATTGTTGCTGCCACCGTTTCTTCGTCCGCGGCCGTTACGGCTCCAACGCAATCCGTGGCGAGTGCACAGAAAACGACGGATACCAATGCGGGAGGCATTCCGCAACCGGTAAGCACTACCTGTATGGCATGTCACGGAATGACTGGAATATCCCCCGGTGGATCAATGTTTCCAGATTTGGCTGGTCAGTGGGCTCCCTATCTGGTCAAACAACTCAATAACTTTAGAAGTCATACGCGTGCGGATCCCATGGCAAAGGCTATTATGTGGGGCATGGCCGCGTCGCTGACGCCGGCACAGGTGCAACAGGTAGCAAATTACTTCTCTACCCAGACTCCACCGAAAGCAAAAATGGTAAACGCTAAACTAGCGGCAGAAGGAAAGAAGATATATGAAGGTGGAATATCTAACCTTCATGTGCCTGCCTGTATGGCATGCCATGGCCCAACCGGTCTGGGTGACCCGCCTTACTTTCCTCGCTTGGCAGGTCAACGACGAGCCTACGTAGAATTGCAGCTGCATTATTTCAAAAAAGGTCTTAGAACCAATGATCCGTATGCCATAATGCGGTACGTCGCCTCGCGGCTAACGGGGCCGCAGATTACCGAGTTAGCAACCTATGTACGCAGTTTACCCGGAGGTGCTAATGAATAA
- a CDS encoding DsrE/DsrF/DrsH-like family protein, which translates to MSGLYIICLSGVREKLQFAAMAASVAAVSGSEVHVFLSMNAFPYFVKGHGKEAPAEGEMGHWMAGRKVPPFYQIFEQAVELGDAKIWACSMAMDVMGIKADALEDIVAGPLGLTRFLSDAEGAQVLTF; encoded by the coding sequence ATGTCGGGGTTATATATCATCTGTTTGAGCGGGGTGAGAGAGAAGTTGCAGTTTGCGGCGATGGCGGCGTCGGTTGCGGCGGTTTCTGGGTCGGAGGTGCATGTTTTCCTGTCCATGAATGCCTTTCCCTATTTTGTGAAAGGACACGGCAAGGAGGCTCCGGCGGAAGGTGAGATGGGGCATTGGATGGCCGGACGCAAGGTGCCGCCATTCTACCAGATCTTTGAGCAGGCCGTGGAGCTGGGCGATGCCAAAATCTGGGCCTGCTCCATGGCCATGGACGTGATGGGGATCAAGGCGGATGCGTTGGAAGACATCGTCGCCGGGCCTTTGGGCCTGACCAGGTTCCTCAGCGACGCCGAAGGCGCGCAGGTCCTGACTTTTTAA
- a CDS encoding cytochrome c1: MTPHYTFNRTTVIAGARYFADHCMACHSVSSLRYEYLRADLGMTKKEVEKDIMLPNGAAWKGQIVSPMPPDMAAKWLGKPPPNLSHMDRYLGSKFIYTYLLSFYWDPARPSGWNNYVFPMVAMPNILAPWGGTVGSKGQVIFPGRLSPAKYHQNVADVVAFLRYASDPSYFTRMAIGPYVIGIMVLFTILAYFLKTAYWIDLKKKRSNTHTKG, encoded by the coding sequence ATGACGCCGCATTATACGTTCAACCGGACCACTGTAATAGCTGGAGCGCGTTATTTTGCAGATCACTGTATGGCGTGTCATTCAGTTAGTTCGTTGCGTTACGAGTACCTCCGTGCAGATCTTGGCATGACGAAAAAAGAGGTGGAGAAGGACATCATGCTTCCGAACGGTGCGGCCTGGAAGGGACAAATAGTCTCCCCAATGCCCCCTGACATGGCAGCCAAATGGTTAGGCAAGCCTCCTCCAAACTTGAGTCATATGGACCGGTATCTTGGCTCAAAATTTATTTATACGTACCTGCTGTCATTCTATTGGGATCCTGCGCGACCATCAGGTTGGAATAATTATGTGTTCCCAATGGTTGCCATGCCAAATATATTGGCTCCATGGGGCGGTACGGTTGGGTCAAAGGGGCAAGTAATTTTTCCCGGAAGACTTTCTCCTGCCAAGTATCACCAAAATGTTGCAGATGTCGTGGCGTTCCTTCGGTACGCCTCGGATCCTTCGTATTTTACAAGAATGGCTATCGGCCCATATGTCATTGGCATAATGGTACTATTCACCATTCTTGCTTATTTTCTCAAGACAGCATATTGGATTGATCTGAAGAAAAAACGTAGTAATACCCATACAAAGGGCTAG
- a CDS encoding cytochrome b — MTEYFAPRNFNILYYAGSLLLLMIVLQLISGFFLMAHYVPTSQDAFASVQGIMYDTKWGWLIRYMHVDGVSLIFILLYTHMFRGLLYGSHRAPRELVWVIGYVIYLLMMAEAFVGYVLPFGNLSYWAGEVITSIMHALPVVGPSLTTLTRGGPGIGSATLQRFLALHVVLFFLIILAAIALHIVALHRVGSNNPDGIDIKKHKGPDGKPLDGVPFHPYYTVKDLFGVGVWLTIFVSVIFYAPTMHGVFMERTTFLAANPMVSLPDVTPPWYLSPYYAMLRAVPNKYYGIAIMITSVLLPLLLPWLDRNPVRSSRYRPVYRIMLIVAGVSFIILAWIGQEPPLPKYFLIERVATALYLGFYLLLPFVSMIEPTRPVPERVTG; from the coding sequence ATGACAGAATATTTTGCGCCAAGAAACTTCAATATTCTATACTATGCAGGATCATTGCTGTTGTTGATGATCGTGCTCCAGCTGATTAGCGGGTTTTTTCTGATGGCGCATTATGTTCCTACATCTCAAGATGCCTTTGCTTCAGTGCAAGGCATCATGTACGACACAAAATGGGGCTGGTTGATACGCTATATGCATGTTGATGGCGTATCTTTAATATTTATCTTACTCTATACCCATATGTTTCGCGGGCTACTGTATGGCTCGCATCGTGCCCCTAGGGAGCTTGTTTGGGTTATCGGGTATGTTATTTATTTGTTAATGATGGCGGAAGCCTTTGTCGGCTATGTATTGCCATTTGGAAATTTATCTTATTGGGCTGGCGAGGTTATTACCTCCATCATGCACGCACTGCCGGTGGTTGGGCCATCTCTTACTACCCTGACGCGCGGCGGGCCCGGGATTGGGTCTGCGACACTGCAACGCTTTCTAGCGCTGCACGTGGTTCTGTTCTTCCTTATTATTCTCGCAGCCATCGCGCTCCATATCGTAGCATTGCATCGGGTAGGTTCGAACAACCCCGACGGTATTGACATCAAAAAACACAAGGGCCCGGATGGAAAACCGTTAGATGGTGTACCATTTCACCCATATTATACCGTGAAAGACCTGTTTGGTGTTGGGGTTTGGCTGACCATATTTGTTTCTGTTATATTTTATGCTCCAACCATGCATGGGGTATTCATGGAACGTACGACGTTCCTTGCCGCAAACCCGATGGTCAGTTTACCAGATGTAACCCCACCTTGGTACCTATCGCCTTATTACGCAATGCTCCGTGCGGTACCTAACAAGTATTACGGAATCGCAATAATGATTACATCCGTCTTGCTGCCGTTGCTGTTGCCTTGGCTCGATCGTAACCCGGTTCGGTCCAGCAGATACCGTCCAGTGTACAGGATAATGCTTATTGTTGCGGGGGTTTCCTTCATTATTTTGGCATGGATTGGTCAGGAACCACCGTTGCCTAAATATTTCTTGATCGAGCGGGTGGCGACAGCTTTATACCTCGGGTTTTACCTCTTGCTGCCGTTCGTTAGCATGATAGAACCTACACGGCCCGTACCGGAGAGGGTTACAGGATGA
- a CDS encoding transposase, translating to MEQNPEAVRQWLEQDYRRLCAQAAQEGAVIYWGDETAIKEDAYGVREYAPRGQTPVLAVPARWTTLSMISAISPRGEVAFQQSPRQMPQKIASHLRHPAAR from the coding sequence TTGGAGCAGAATCCGGAAGCGGTTCGTCAGTGGCTGGAGCAGGACTATCGCCGCCTATGCGCCCAGGCTGCTCAGGAAGGGGCGGTGATTTATTGGGGAGATGAAACCGCCATCAAGGAGGACGCCTATGGGGTACGCGAATATGCGCCTCGGGGACAAACCCCGGTATTGGCCGTACCAGCCCGCTGGACTACGCTGTCCATGATCTCGGCGATTTCGCCACGAGGTGAAGTGGCCTTCCAGCAGAGCCCGCGCCAAATGCCGCAAAAGATCGCCAGCCATTTGCGGCACCCTGCCGCCCGCTAG
- the ccsB gene encoding c-type cytochrome biogenesis protein CcsB: protein MASSQADESLALTKMEAEGHWVNRISKQDLLWFAGLTVAAGVLVDVFNSQFWFWQYVVLATWYVTLVAVGIHWRAFQVAFLTVVSAALLGVWLYSIGQTPANDVILCYVLQGYAGVMWMIGFLLAATSAYIIYLFTLSEKVGRLATGLTWVGVIMGFIGLGVRWRETYIGHPDWGHVPVTNLWEVMVVFCAATALFYLYYESRFKSRSLGAFVMPLVAAAAGFLIWLTFVQHMDRIAPIIPALQSFWMKLHVPMMFVAYANFTIASLVGLAYLLGDRSRRSGGGGVLARALPSGEVMDNMMSKAIALGFLLFTIATILGAVWAAKAWGGFWSWDPKETWALIVWLNYAGYLHARTSKGWRGKQMAWWSFMSLWVVTFCFLGVNLFLSGLHSYGKL from the coding sequence ATGGCTAGCTCACAAGCAGATGAGTCGCTCGCGCTTACGAAAATGGAAGCCGAGGGACATTGGGTGAATCGTATCAGCAAGCAGGACCTGCTGTGGTTCGCGGGGCTTACGGTTGCTGCTGGTGTTTTGGTGGACGTTTTTAACAGCCAGTTTTGGTTTTGGCAATATGTGGTTCTTGCTACCTGGTATGTCACGTTGGTTGCAGTCGGTATTCACTGGCGCGCCTTCCAGGTGGCATTCTTAACGGTGGTCAGCGCCGCTCTTCTGGGTGTTTGGTTGTATAGCATCGGCCAAACACCTGCTAACGATGTCATTTTATGTTACGTATTACAAGGCTATGCCGGTGTTATGTGGATGATCGGTTTTCTTTTGGCCGCCACCAGTGCTTATATTATCTACCTGTTTACCCTCTCGGAAAAAGTGGGGCGCTTGGCAACGGGGCTGACATGGGTCGGTGTTATTATGGGCTTCATCGGCCTTGGTGTCCGTTGGCGCGAAACCTATATCGGGCATCCTGATTGGGGACATGTTCCGGTGACCAATCTTTGGGAGGTGATGGTGGTATTTTGCGCAGCCACTGCCCTCTTTTACCTTTATTATGAGTCCCGCTTCAAATCCAGATCGCTAGGGGCTTTTGTCATGCCCTTGGTTGCGGCGGCTGCAGGGTTCCTTATCTGGCTGACCTTTGTCCAGCATATGGATCGTATAGCACCGATAATTCCTGCGCTACAAAGCTTCTGGATGAAATTGCACGTACCGATGATGTTTGTGGCATATGCCAACTTCACCATCGCCAGTCTGGTTGGTCTCGCTTATCTTCTCGGCGACCGCTCGCGTAGAAGTGGTGGCGGCGGCGTTCTCGCGCGGGCTCTTCCCAGCGGGGAGGTTATGGATAACATGATGTCCAAGGCAATTGCCTTGGGATTTCTGTTGTTTACGATCGCCACTATCCTCGGTGCTGTATGGGCCGCCAAGGCATGGGGCGGATTTTGGTCGTGGGATCCCAAGGAGACGTGGGCACTTATAGTTTGGTTGAATTATGCCGGATACCTTCATGCCCGTACAAGTAAAGGATGGCGGGGCAAGCAGATGGCGTGGTGGTCCTTTATGAGTCTGTGGGTTGTGACATTCTGCTTTCTGGGCGTCAACCTCTTTCTATCCGGGTTGCATTCTTACGGGAAGCTCTGA
- a CDS encoding phosphate-starvation-inducible PsiE family protein translates to MSQEIGVGARGRTLTFYGKLLDLIVIALIFVMLLTLLGALAGLAYDFAVAVSTLREAAVVQGLTHIHGLVEDLGQGLVIDVLSTFVLIELFRTFTDYLEFHRLRLRVLAEVGIVFVLREMFIGLYAHRMDSTELLAIAALLAVLVAARVAAVQFPPRHNET, encoded by the coding sequence ATGTCACAAGAGATAGGAGTGGGGGCTCGAGGTAGGACTCTGACTTTTTATGGCAAGCTTCTGGACCTCATTGTCATAGCACTGATCTTTGTTATGCTGCTTACTCTGCTGGGTGCATTGGCTGGCTTGGCCTATGATTTTGCAGTTGCAGTGAGCACTCTGCGCGAGGCGGCTGTTGTCCAAGGCCTCACACATATCCACGGCCTCGTTGAGGACCTCGGGCAGGGTCTCGTCATCGATGTTCTCTCAACCTTCGTCCTGATTGAGCTTTTCCGCACCTTCACAGATTATTTAGAGTTTCACCGCCTTCGCTTGCGGGTACTGGCCGAAGTAGGCATCGTTTTTGTTTTGCGTGAGATGTTTATCGGCCTTTACGCCCATCGCATGGATTCAACCGAACTTCTGGCCATCGCAGCGCTGTTAGCCGTCCTGGTGGCCGCACGTGTTGCCGCTGTCCAATTTCCTCCCCGCCACAACGAAACATAG
- a CDS encoding sulfurtransferase TusA family protein produces MSERIVDARGSFCPGPLMELISSMKMMSVGDTLELLSTDAGSAADVPEWIQKVGHEMLDTRQDDAGTWHIRVRKTK; encoded by the coding sequence ATGAGTGAAAGAATCGTAGATGCCCGCGGCAGTTTTTGCCCCGGGCCGCTGATGGAGCTGATTTCCAGCATGAAGATGATGAGTGTCGGCGACACCCTGGAACTGTTGTCCACCGACGCCGGTTCCGCTGCGGATGTACCGGAGTGGATCCAAAAGGTCGGTCACGAAATGCTGGATACCCGACAGGATGATGCGGGCACCTGGCACATCCGGGTGCGCAAGACCAAGTAG
- the polX gene encoding DNA polymerase/3'-5' exonuclease PolX, which yields MPVLNPDIARAFDEIADLLEIEDANPFRVRAYRTAARLVLGLSSDLKTMVEAGEDLTELPGIGEDLAKKIIEIVTTGHCSFLEKLEKQTPPALTELLKVPGLGPKRVKALWHELDVETVDQLTRAAREGRIRSIPGFGEKTEARILEALQAQIAAVPRFPIAVAAPYAAALVRYLQNVPGVRRVVVAGSFRRGRDTVGDLDILATATADSPVMERFTAYEDVAEVFSQGTTRATVILRNKLQVDLRAVDESSYGAALHYFTGSKSHNIAIRRMGQDMGLKVNEYGLFRGKERIAGDTEESVYAAVGLPYIEPELRENRGEIQAARAGHLPKLVAMGDLRGDLHAHSKASDGHYSMRDMAAAARAAGLEYLAITEHSRHLTVAHGLDPVRLRRQMDEIDALNTELDGITLLKGIEVDILEDGSLDLPDGILSDLDLVVAAVHYRFDLPRNKQTARILKAMDSPHFTILAHPSGRLIGSREPMDVDMPRIIRHARERGCFLEIDAQPERLDLVDIHARTAKEEGVLLAVNSDAHSIHDFDNLRFGLQQAQRGWLEMKDVLNTRTLEELRPLLAATMSR from the coding sequence ATGCCCGTTCTCAACCCCGACATCGCGCGCGCATTCGACGAAATCGCTGATCTTCTGGAGATCGAGGATGCCAACCCCTTCCGGGTACGGGCATACCGCACCGCCGCCCGCCTCGTGCTGGGGCTGAGCAGCGACCTCAAGACCATGGTGGAGGCTGGAGAGGATCTCACCGAGCTGCCCGGCATCGGCGAGGATCTAGCCAAAAAAATTATCGAGATCGTCACCACGGGACACTGCTCCTTCCTCGAAAAACTGGAAAAACAGACCCCGCCCGCGCTGACGGAGCTGCTCAAGGTGCCGGGTCTTGGACCCAAGCGGGTCAAGGCGCTTTGGCACGAACTGGACGTGGAAACCGTGGACCAGCTCACCCGCGCCGCCAGAGAGGGGCGCATTCGCAGTATCCCCGGTTTTGGGGAGAAAACCGAAGCGCGCATCCTGGAAGCCCTCCAGGCCCAGATCGCCGCCGTTCCCCGTTTTCCCATCGCCGTCGCCGCCCCGTATGCCGCTGCCCTGGTCCGCTATCTGCAGAACGTACCCGGTGTGCGGCGGGTGGTGGTGGCCGGCAGCTTCCGACGCGGCAGGGATACGGTGGGCGACCTGGATATACTGGCTACGGCCACTGCAGACAGCCCGGTCATGGAACGCTTCACCGCCTATGAGGATGTGGCGGAAGTGTTCTCCCAGGGTACCACCCGAGCCACCGTGATCCTGCGAAACAAGCTCCAGGTGGACCTGCGCGCCGTGGACGAATCCTCCTATGGTGCCGCCCTGCATTATTTTACCGGCTCCAAGTCCCACAACATCGCCATCCGCCGCATGGGTCAGGACATGGGTTTGAAAGTCAACGAATATGGGCTTTTTCGCGGAAAGGAACGGATTGCCGGCGATACGGAGGAGTCGGTCTACGCCGCTGTCGGCCTGCCCTATATCGAGCCGGAATTGCGGGAGAACCGCGGCGAGATCCAGGCCGCCCGCGCCGGACATCTGCCGAAACTGGTGGCGATGGGCGATTTACGCGGTGACCTTCACGCCCACAGCAAGGCCAGCGATGGCCACTATAGTATGCGGGACATGGCTGCGGCGGCCCGGGCCGCGGGTCTGGAATATCTGGCTATCACCGAGCACAGCCGCCACCTGACCGTCGCCCATGGCCTCGACCCGGTGCGTTTGCGTCGGCAGATGGACGAGATCGATGCCCTCAATACCGAACTCGATGGTATCACGCTCCTCAAGGGCATAGAGGTCGACATCCTGGAAGACGGCAGCCTGGATTTACCCGACGGCATCCTGTCTGATCTGGACCTGGTAGTGGCTGCCGTGCATTACCGCTTCGACCTGCCCAGGAACAAACAGACCGCACGCATCCTCAAGGCCATGGACAGCCCCCATTTCACCATCCTCGCCCACCCCAGCGGGCGACTCATCGGCAGCCGGGAACCCATGGATGTCGACATGCCCCGCATCATCCGCCATGCGCGCGAGCGGGGATGCTTTCTGGAGATCGATGCCCAGCCCGAGCGGCTGGATCTCGTCGATATCCATGCGCGGACGGCCAAGGAAGAAGGAGTGCTGCTGGCCGTCAATTCCGACGCCCACAGTATTCACGACTTCGACAACCTGCGTTTTGGCCTGCAGCAGGCGCAGCGCGGCTGGCTGGAGATGAAGGACGTGCTCAATACGAGAACGCTCGAGGAGTTGCGGCCCCTGCTGGCAGCGACCATGAGCCGGTAG
- a CDS encoding cytochrome c biogenesis protein ResB — protein sequence MAKQISGDASYSRTRLAINFLGSMRLAVSLLVLLAIASVIGTVLNQQQPYEDYVLKFGSFWFAVFRDVGLYNVYRTNWYLAIVGFLVLSTSTCLIRNTPRMLREMREPDLAVGSGYDPRGMVNNTEMFSPLAIQSASNMVVAVMRGRGYRPKLHESNGGVVVTGRKGRYNRLGYILTHAAIIVFCAAALYNADIPVKLDMLTGAVRPENNFHIPLSEVSKKAWLSDNNPAYRGTVTVPEGQSTQVVYELVGNGYLVQPLPFRIMLKRFHVAYYSTGMPKDFISNIVLYNNEGKVLKEANVRVNHPLTYHGVQIFQASFVDGGSLLKMKRYMFNDPGAGAVDEQARVGQSIKLPGTTYMLKLKGFSLDNVVPADAIESRPGAAHKHINLGPSFTYIAQSTSASSAEFKTYMQPITRDGQSYFVQGVRTAFGTPYQYLFIPTGPNGSIGLFMKYLSALQKQAGMNSGESTKRYVLHTFKVVISKYAPSMTTEAEALYFQSAISAILQLKAYPVPFVVTLTGFDHRWAAGLEVTKWPATVVIYWGCAVLVLGIFILFYLPQRRMSVALRASNDGTEVIIGGASSRNPYEFTKEFEGFVTRLKSALQSQDDRKENNDG from the coding sequence TTGGCTAAGCAGATTTCTGGAGATGCAAGTTATTCGAGAACGCGCTTAGCAATAAATTTTTTGGGTTCCATGCGATTGGCGGTTAGTCTGCTGGTATTACTGGCCATCGCCTCTGTTATTGGTACAGTTCTCAACCAACAACAACCCTATGAGGATTACGTTTTAAAGTTTGGCTCATTCTGGTTTGCTGTTTTTCGTGACGTCGGTTTGTACAATGTTTACCGGACTAATTGGTACCTGGCGATTGTTGGTTTTCTCGTGCTGTCTACTAGCACATGTTTGATTCGTAATACACCGCGCATGCTGAGGGAAATGCGCGAGCCGGATTTGGCGGTTGGGTCTGGGTACGATCCGCGAGGGATGGTGAATAATACGGAAATGTTCTCGCCATTAGCCATCCAGTCCGCAAGTAACATGGTGGTAGCCGTTATGCGGGGGCGTGGATATCGACCGAAACTCCACGAAAGCAACGGTGGAGTGGTAGTTACTGGTCGTAAAGGGCGTTATAATCGACTTGGGTATATACTAACGCATGCGGCGATCATAGTATTTTGTGCGGCCGCGCTTTATAACGCCGATATTCCGGTGAAGCTGGATATGCTGACCGGCGCAGTACGACCGGAGAATAACTTTCATATTCCGCTGTCGGAAGTCAGCAAAAAGGCTTGGCTCTCGGATAATAATCCTGCATACCGTGGCACGGTTACTGTACCGGAAGGCCAGTCAACGCAAGTCGTCTATGAGTTGGTGGGGAATGGTTATCTGGTCCAACCACTTCCGTTCCGGATCATGTTGAAGCGGTTTCATGTCGCTTACTACTCTACGGGCATGCCCAAGGATTTTATTTCCAATATCGTTCTTTACAATAATGAAGGCAAGGTACTGAAAGAGGCTAATGTCCGAGTTAATCACCCACTTACCTATCATGGCGTTCAGATATTTCAGGCGAGCTTTGTCGACGGGGGATCCCTTCTGAAAATGAAACGCTACATGTTCAATGATCCGGGTGCGGGTGCGGTTGATGAGCAAGCGCGCGTCGGGCAATCAATAAAACTGCCCGGTACGACCTATATGTTAAAATTAAAAGGATTCTCCTTGGATAATGTTGTCCCTGCAGACGCCATAGAATCCCGGCCGGGCGCCGCACACAAACATATCAACCTCGGGCCGAGTTTTACATATATTGCGCAAAGTACATCGGCGTCTAGTGCCGAGTTCAAGACCTATATGCAGCCGATCACGAGAGATGGACAATCCTATTTTGTGCAAGGGGTTAGGACAGCGTTCGGTACTCCATACCAATATCTTTTTATCCCAACGGGACCAAATGGTTCCATTGGTTTATTTATGAAATACTTATCTGCGCTGCAAAAGCAGGCGGGCATGAATAGCGGTGAGAGCACTAAACGTTACGTTTTACATACATTTAAGGTGGTGATCAGCAAATATGCGCCATCTATGACGACGGAAGCCGAGGCACTATATTTTCAGTCCGCGATCAGCGCAATACTGCAGCTCAAAGCATACCCAGTACCCTTCGTGGTTACTCTTACCGGATTTGATCACCGATGGGCGGCTGGGCTGGAGGTTACGAAGTGGCCTGCCACTGTGGTTATTTATTGGGGTTGTGCTGTACTGGTTCTTGGCATATTTATACTGTTCTATCTGCCGCAGCGCCGGATGTCGGTTGCCTTGCGCGCATCGAACGATGGCACAGAGGTAATAATCGGTGGCGCGAGCAGCCGAAACCCGTACGAGTTCACCAAGGAGTTTGAAGGATTTGTTACCCGTCTCAAGAGTGCCCTGCAGAGTCAGGATGACAGGAAGGAGAATAATGATGGCTAG